A part of Syngnathus acus chromosome 20, fSynAcu1.2, whole genome shotgun sequence genomic DNA contains:
- the si:ch211-285f17.1 gene encoding sickle tail protein homolog isoform X1 — protein MQPPDMDKKREAFLEHLKHKYPHHASAIMGHQERLREQSLQAMFTSLRSELDIQSYLMTIRSPARTSRSPKHCPSPQPGVDADHLSLTSLDSLEAMSEADAPMGFTRGSRVRASLPVVRSTNQTKDRSLGVLYLQYGDETKQIRMPNEITGIDTVRALFVGAFPQMLTMKMLESPSVAVYVKDDMRNVYYELSDVRNITDHSCLKVYHKDPAQAFSHGPRPANGDARMHSDMVNPLRQIPTAAQHPLQAAQHPLQAAVPPSPHSPSRIPFSPRQGSLPGNGTVPRERLSNPPARSSSPCPSAILERRDVKPDSDVSGKAHGLTRGNESSYADPYLLQEGRTAHGAHPNPGPDGPDHGFHRASIRSTGSYSGPSPTDSVDHPSLYRQKSRNSQLPTLGSKTPPPSPHRMADVRLVDIHVPVERSSSLRQSFRKEDAAGSKARNNVAPSEPQGHPPPSDIQTRERMKAMEQQIASLTGLVQHALLKGPDKEPLSERPSKTSSPAHSAHSSGGSPVLAPKCDASTLAAAATQDQQSQIPLKANLLQFRKNVSDLRMQLHQMRQLQLQNQEIMRVQLKRTEQELGAKLAEAVRRLEDPVQKQRVLVEEDRQKYLGLEERVLTQLGDLEQYVGTLQKDSPGPHRAAAAATLKDVEDGAVRLRKVGESLAGLKGEFPALQTRMRAVLRVEVEAVKFLKEEPHKLDSMLKRVRSLTDTLSGLRRSASENNQRVGLPSSNILLDNIPSPVEKSVVTAALPESQSSSAKPSSPPLIHDVQSPPVPVRQSASLSVAQPSSPLTPADPPSPAHPKRAHGSPVNHGNGTARQDLVIEELQHSKDKCKNRAMSIEAAEKEWEERRQNMGQYDEKEFEKLLQEAEANMIKGLPSPDVESNPILPPAVCREQAKSPLESPTESQPEPRSDKPAQRVLPKPAMEKAAAKAPPERPSKSAAKPASPDSLNKPGSEKAAKSPPPPPPPRKAFATSGMTTTRSGEVVYTNKRDSREGEEEGLLPAAQIKPNKSAPPEPKKAATPPPVVAREEEDDSDRIMAELQVFQKCTIQEVGPPNTVEPATHMEAQIRELRAEKKSSEPKRDEKDPDTDENGNTTVRRQSQGVIYYVTGKIPKEHQPHSGTEESHEHQEPCHSPTQVSNVTLNDNSPGQQEQRLSKSPALKSPPPISPKPVGLSAFRLPGKALKRSESSETSAEIEKAEKKSQTVLESVPSTKHVKTEAGGAKERSKSSTPPPLPQRRSSSSEEHHPAKATFDEEATLSPDLPGEEAPPPPDNIAFMITNTKVQALSCGEYKELVNAKKGSVQTVTVGGGNNAGDPRTPLDNGFNKKPVIIIFDQPMDIRAAYKRLSTIFECEEELDRMLAAERIDEESEESDTDRSGGPQGIAGALDGEKVASPRAAGDRTSLSSSSSSSLISESADAAASNGDAKQDGKKKFKFKFPKKQLAALTQAIRAGTKSGKKTLQVVVYEDEEESDGTVKRHKEAKRFEISRPKPSAEAPSPAPLKRQNSEPLCRTDQIRKNTYKTLDSLEQTIKQLESTINEIGPVSAEEKKGESGKVSEGLRRSASLPTSKASALKVASKGSFQKKSKPLLLPRPVVIPTTGSGTMGSPGAPGTIQQNTSSPTSRMPVPLSAKSRQSPATTDKAAKQQKLQDAQRQFRQANGSTKRVGGDHKSTSPTVSKIPAFYPSATKDAANPSSSSSSSKSSLPPPHNARSASLPSSHIPSLSNGSLKPPSQHAAKALSFSSSQTPNGRVHSSPSSSFSSSSSSSTSPSPLSPLGPGGKSIRTIHTPSFTSYRAHNGSGGKSCIPTASAAKD, from the exons ATGCAGCCGCCCGACATGGACAAGAAGAGGGAGGCCTTCCTGGAGCACCTCAAGCACAAGTACCCCCACCACGCGTCGGCCATCATGGGCCACCAGGAAAGGCTGCGGGAGCAG TCTCTGCAGGCCATGTTCACCTCCCTGCGTTCGGAGCTGGACATTCAGAGCTACCTGATGACCATCCGCTCGCCCGCTCGCACA AGCAGAAGCCCCAAGCACTGCCCCAGCCCGCAGCCCGGCGTGGACGCCGACCACCTCTCCCTCACCTCCTTGGACTCGCTGGAGGCCATGTCCGAGGCAGACGCGCCAATGGGCTTCACCCGGGGCAGCCGGGTCCGCGCCAGCCTGCCCGTGGTGCGATCCACCAACCAGACCAAAGATCGCTCGCTCG gCGTGCTCTACTTGCAGTACGGCGACGAAACTAAGCAGATCCGCATGCCCAACGAGATCACCGGCATCGACACGGTCCGAGCCTTGTTCGTCGGCGCCTTCCCGCAGATGCTCACCATGAAGATGTTGGAGTCGCCCAGCGTGGCCGTCTACGTCAAGGACGACATGAGGAACGTCTACTACGAGCTCAGCGACGTCAG GAACATCACGGACCACTCCTGCCTGAAGGTGTACCACAAGGACCCGGCGCAGGCCTTCAGCCACGGGCCCCGGCCGGCCAATGGCGACGCCAGG ATGCACAGCGACATGGTGAATCCTCTGAGGCAGATTCCCACGGCGGCGCAGCACCCGTTACAGGCGGCGCAGCACCCGTTGCAGGCGGCCGTGCCGCCCTCTCCGCACTCGCCCTCCCGGATCCCGTTCAGCCCGCGGCAGGGCTCTTTGCCCGGCAACGGCACGGTGCCCAGGGAGCGCCTGTCCAACCCCCCGGCCCGCTCCAGCTCGCCCTGCCCCAGCGCCATCCTGGAGAGGCGGGACGTCAAGCCCGACAGCGACGTGAGCGGCAAGGCTCACGGCCTGACCAGGGGGAACGAAAGCTCGTACGCCGACCCGTACCTTCTGCAGGAGGGACGCACGGCCCACGGAGCGCACCCCAACCCGGGGCCCGACGGTCCCGACCACGGCTTCCACCGGGCGTCCATCCGTTCCACCGGCTCCTACAGCGGGCCCAGCCCCACGGACTCGGTGGACCACCCTTCCCTGTACAGGCAGAAGTCGAGAAACAGCCAACTTCCCACGCTGGGCTCCAagacgccgccgccgtcccCTCACCGGATGGCCGACGTGCGGCTCGTCGACATCCACGTTCCCGTGGAGAGGAGCTCGTCGCTGCGCCAGTCCTTCCGCAAAGAGGATGCGGCGGGGAGCAAAGCCAGGAATAACGTGGCGCCGTCAGAGCCGCAGGGCCACCCGCCGCCGAGTGACATTCAGACACG AGAGCGAATGAAGGCAATGGAGCAACAGATTGCCAGCTTGACTGGTCTTGTTCAGCATGCACTTTTAAAGGGGCCAGACAAGGAGCCTCTCAG TGAAAGACCCTCAAAGACGTCGTCTCCAGCCCACAGCGCGCACAGCTCCG GCGGCTCACCCGTTTTGGCACCCAAGTGCGACGCTTCCACTTTGGCAGCGGCAGCAACGCAAGACCAGCAGAGCCAGATTCCTCTCAAAGCCAACTTGCTGCAGTTCAGGAAGAATGTGTCAGACCTCAGGATGCAGCTGCATCAGATGAGGCAGCTGCAG CTGCAAAACCAGGAGATCATGCGAGTGCAGCTGAAGCGGACCGAGCAGGAGCTCGGCGCTAAACTGGCGGAGGCCGTGCGACGCCTGGAGGACCCGGTCCAAAAGCAGAGGGTTCTGGTGGAAGAGGACCGGCAGAAGTACTTGGGCCTGGAGGAGCGTGTACTAACGCAACTGGG GGATCTGGAGCAATACGTGGGCACGCTGCAGAAGGACTCGCCGGGCCCTCaccgagcggcggcggcggcgacccTCAAGGACGTGGAGGATGGCGCGGTGAGGCTGAGGAAGGTCGGAGAGTCTCTCGCAGGGCTTAAAG GAGAGTTTCCAGCCCTGCAAACCAGGATGCGCGCCGTTCTCCGCGTGGAGGTGGAAGCCGTCAAGTTTCTCAAGGAGGAGCCTCACAAACTGGACAGCATGCTGAAAAGGGTCAGGAGCCTGACTGACACGCTGAGCGGTCTGAGaag ATCTGCAAGTGAGAACAATCAGAGAGTAGGCCTTCCTTCTTCTAACATCTTGCTGGACAACATCCCATCTCCAGTGGAGAAGTCGGTAGTCACAGCCGCCCTGCCGGAGTCCCAGAGCTCCAGCGCAAAGCCCTCCTCGCCGCCGCTGATCCATGACGTCCAGAGCCCCCCGGTTCCCGTGCGGCAGTCGGCCAGCTTGTCTGTGGCTCAGCCCAGCTCGCCTCTCACGCCCGCGGACCCGCCCAGCCCGGCCCACCCCAAGAGGGCGCACGGGAGCCCGGTGAACCACGGCAACGGGACCGCCAGACAGGATCTGGTCATTGAAGAGTTGCAGCATAGTAAGGACAAATGCAAGAACAGAGCAATGTCCATCGAG GCAGCAGAGAAAGAGTGGGAGGAGAGGAGGCAGAACATGGGGCAGTATGATGAGAAAGAGTTTGAAAAGCTCCTGCAGGAGGCTGAGGCCAACATGATCAAGGGCCTTCCCAGTCCTGATGTGGAAAGTAACCCAATACTGCCCCCTGCTGTCTGCAGAGAGCAAGCGAAAAGCCCTTTGGAGTCCCCAACAG AGTCGCAACCTGAGCCTCGGTCGGACAAACCGGCCCAGAGGGTTCTTCCCAAGCCGGCCATGGAGAAAGCCGCTGCCAAAGCGCCACCGGAAAGACCCTCCAAGAGCGCCGCAAAACCCGCATCCCCGGATTCTTTGAACAAGCCGGGATCTGAAAAGGCCGCCAAgtccccgccgccgccgccccctccCAGGAAGGCCTTTGCCACCTCTGGCATGACCACCACGCGTTCTGGAGAGGTGGTCTACACCAACAAGAGGGACTCTCGG gagggtgaagaggaGGGCCTCCTTCCCGCCGCTCAAATCAAGCCCAACAAAAGCGCCCCGCCGGAACCCAAGAAGGCCGCCACCCCACCTCCTGTTGTTgccagggaggaggaggacgataGTGACAGGATCATGGCAGAACTTCAG GTTTTCCAGAAGTGCACTATTCAGGAAGTAGGCCCGCCAAACACGGTGGAGCCCGCTACTCACATGGAAGCTCAAATCAGAGAGCTAAGAGCTGAAAAGAAg AGCTCAGAGCCAAAACGGGACGAAAAAGATCCAGACACGGACGAAAATGGAAACACGACTGTGCGGCGGCAAAGCCAAGGG GTCATATACTACGTGACCGGAAAGATTCCCAAAGAGCATCAGCCCCATTCCGGAACAGAGGAAAGCCACGAACACCAGGAGCCCTGCCACTCTccaacacaggtgtcaaatgTCACTCTTAATGACAATTCCCCAGGCCAGCAGGAGCAGCGGCTGTCCAAATCACCGGCGCTCAAGTCCCCGCCGCCAATTTCGCCCAAGCCCGTGGGACTGTCTGCGTTCCGACTGCCCGGGAAGGCCCTTAAGCGCTCTGAGTCCTCCGAGACCAGTGCGGAAATTGAGAAGGCAGAGAAAAAGAGTCAGACCGTCCTGGAGTCCGTTCCTTCTACTAAGCATGTCAAAACAGAGGCCGGCGGTGCCAAAGAGCGCTCTAAAAGTTCCActccgccgccgctgccgcagAGGAGGTCCTCATCAAGTGAGGAGCACCATCCAGCCAAAGCTACCTTTGACGAAGAAGCCACTCTTAGTCCTGATTTGCCAGGGGAGGAGGCACCTCCTCCACCGGACAACATTGCCTTTATGATCACCAACACCAAGGTTCAGGCCCTTTCGTGCGGGGAGTACAAGGAGCTGGTCAATGCCAAGAAAGGAAGCGTCCAGACCGTGACTGTCGGCGGAGGGAACAACGCGGGGGATCCCCGCACGCCGCTGGACAACGGCTTCAACAAGAAGCCCGTCATCATTATTTTCGACCAACCCATGGACATCCGGGCCGCCTACAAGCGCCTCTCCACCATCTTTGAGTGCGAGGAGGAGCTGGACCGGATGCTAGCGGCGGAGCGCATCGACGAGGAGAGCGAGGAATCGGACACGGACAGGAGCGGCGGGCCGCAGGGGATAGCCGGAGCGCTCGACGGCGAAAAGGTCGCGTCTCCTCGAGCCGCAGGAGATCGCACCAGcctgtcgtcgtcgtcgtcgtcgtcattaATTTCGGAATCCGCGGACGCCGCAGCGTCCAACGGAGACGCCAAGCAGGACGGCAAGAAGAAGTTCAAGTTCAAATTCCCCAAGAAGCAGCTGGCGGCTCTCACGCAGGCCATCCGCGCGGGCACCAAGTCGGGAAAGAAGACGCTGCAGGTGGTCGTGtacgaggacgaggaggaatCGGACGGAACGGTCAAGCGGCACAAAGAGGCCAAGAGATTTGAGATCTCGCGCCCAAAGCCCTCAGCGGAGGCACCGAGCCCCGCTCCGCTAAAGAGGCAGAACTCGGAGCCGCTGTGCAGGACCGACCAGATCCGCAAGAACACGTACAAGACGCTGGACAGCTTAGAACAGACCATCAAGCAGCTGGAGAGCACCATTAACGAGATAGGGCCCGTCTCCGCCGAGGAGAAGAAGGGAGAGAGCGGGAAAGTGTCCGAAGGCCTGAGGAGGTCGGCCTCGCTCCCGACCTCCAAGGCCTCGGCGCTTAAGGTAGCCAGCAAAGGTTCTTTCCAGAAGAAGAGCAAACCTCTGCTCCTCCCGCGCCCTGTCGTCATCCCCACCACCGGCAGCGGCACCATGGGCTCCCCCGGTGCCCCCGGCACCATCCAACAG AACACCAGTTCCCCCACTAGTCGGATGCCCGTCCCTTTGTCGGCCAAGTCCAGGCAGTCGCCGGCTACTACTGACAAAGCagcaaaacagcaaaaactgCAGGACGCTCAAAGGCAGTTCCGACAG GCTAACGGAAGTACTAAAAGAGTGGGAGGGGATCATAAAAGCACTTCCCCCACTGTCTCTAAAATCCCCGCTTTTTATCCTAGCGCTACTAAAGATGCCGCTAACccgtcctcctcttcatcttcctccaagtcctccctcccccccccccacaacgCTCGCTCGGCTTCCCTGCCCTCTTCGCACATCCCCTCACTGTCCAACGGCTCCCTGAAGCCCCCCTCGCAGCACGCGGCTAAAGctctctccttctcctcctcccagACCCCCAACGGTCGAGTGCActcttccccctcctcctccttctcctcttcttcatcctcctccacctctccctcccctctgtCACCTTTGGGCCCGGGCGGGAAGAGCATCCGCACCATACACACCCCCAGCTTCACCAGCTACAGGGCCCACAACGGCAGCGGCGGCAAATCCTGCATCCCGACAGCCTCGGCGGCTAAGGACTAG
- the si:ch211-285f17.1 gene encoding sickle tail protein homolog isoform X10, with the protein MQPPDMDKKREAFLEHLKHKYPHHASAIMGHQERLREQSLQAMFTSLRSELDIQSYLMTIRSPARTSRSPKHCPSPQPGVDADHLSLTSLDSLEAMSEADAPMGFTRGSRVRASLPVVRSTNQTKDRSLGVLYLQYGDETKQIRMPNEITGIDTVRALFVGAFPQMLTMKMLESPSVAVYVKDDMRNVYYELSDVRNITDHSCLKVYHKDPAQAFSHGPRPANGDARMHSDMVNPLRQIPTAAQHPLQAAQHPLQAAVPPSPHSPSRIPFSPRQGSLPGNGTVPRERLSNPPARSSSPCPSAILERRDVKPDSDVSGKAHGLTRGNESSYADPYLLQEGRTAHGAHPNPGPDGPDHGFHRASIRSTGSYSGPSPTDSVDHPSLYRQKSRNSQLPTLGSKTPPPSPHRMADVRLVDIHVPVERSSSLRQSFRKEDAAGSKARNNVAPSEPQGHPPPSDIQTRERMKAMEQQIASLTGLVQHALLKGPDKEPLSERPSKTSSPAHSAHSSGGSPVLAPKCDASTLAAAATQDQQSQIPLKANLLQFRKNVSDLRMQLHQMRQLQLQNQEIMRVQLKRTEQELGAKLAEAVRRLEDPVQKQRVLVEEDRQKYLGLEERVLTQLGDLEQYVGTLQKDSPGPHRAAAAATLKDVEDGAVRLRKVGESLAGLKGEFPALQTRMRAVLRVEVEAVKFLKEEPHKLDSMLKRVRSLTDTLSGLRRSASENNQRVGLPSSNILLDNIPSPVEKSVVTAALPESQSSSAKPSSPPLIHDVQSPPVPVRQSASLSVAQPSSPLTPADPPSPAHPKRAHGSPVNHGNGTARQDLVIEELQHSKDKCKNRAMSIEAAEKEWEERRQNMGQYDEKEFEKLLQEAEANMIKGLPSPDVESNPILPPAVCREQAKSPLESPTESQPEPRSDKPAQRVLPKPAMEKAAAKAPPERPSKSAAKPASPDSLNKPGSEKAAKSPPPPPPPRKAFATSGMTTTRSGEVVYTNKRDSREGEEEGLLPAAQIKPNKSAPPEPKKAATPPPVVAREEEDDSDRIMAELQVFQKCTIQEVGPPNTVEPATHMEAQIRELRAEKKSSEPKRDEKDPDTDENGNTTVRRQSQGVIYYVTGKIPKEHQPHSGTEESHEHQEPCHSPTQNTSSPTSRMPVPLSAKSRQSPATTDKAAKQQKLQDAQRQFRQANGSTKRVGGDHKSTSPTVSKIPAFYPSATKDAANPSSSSSSSKSSLPPPHNARSASLPSSHIPSLSNGSLKPPSQHAAKALSFSSSQTPNGRVHSSPSSSFSSSSSSSTSPSPLSPLGPGGKSIRTIHTPSFTSYRAHNGSGGKSCIPTASAAKD; encoded by the exons ATGCAGCCGCCCGACATGGACAAGAAGAGGGAGGCCTTCCTGGAGCACCTCAAGCACAAGTACCCCCACCACGCGTCGGCCATCATGGGCCACCAGGAAAGGCTGCGGGAGCAG TCTCTGCAGGCCATGTTCACCTCCCTGCGTTCGGAGCTGGACATTCAGAGCTACCTGATGACCATCCGCTCGCCCGCTCGCACA AGCAGAAGCCCCAAGCACTGCCCCAGCCCGCAGCCCGGCGTGGACGCCGACCACCTCTCCCTCACCTCCTTGGACTCGCTGGAGGCCATGTCCGAGGCAGACGCGCCAATGGGCTTCACCCGGGGCAGCCGGGTCCGCGCCAGCCTGCCCGTGGTGCGATCCACCAACCAGACCAAAGATCGCTCGCTCG gCGTGCTCTACTTGCAGTACGGCGACGAAACTAAGCAGATCCGCATGCCCAACGAGATCACCGGCATCGACACGGTCCGAGCCTTGTTCGTCGGCGCCTTCCCGCAGATGCTCACCATGAAGATGTTGGAGTCGCCCAGCGTGGCCGTCTACGTCAAGGACGACATGAGGAACGTCTACTACGAGCTCAGCGACGTCAG GAACATCACGGACCACTCCTGCCTGAAGGTGTACCACAAGGACCCGGCGCAGGCCTTCAGCCACGGGCCCCGGCCGGCCAATGGCGACGCCAGG ATGCACAGCGACATGGTGAATCCTCTGAGGCAGATTCCCACGGCGGCGCAGCACCCGTTACAGGCGGCGCAGCACCCGTTGCAGGCGGCCGTGCCGCCCTCTCCGCACTCGCCCTCCCGGATCCCGTTCAGCCCGCGGCAGGGCTCTTTGCCCGGCAACGGCACGGTGCCCAGGGAGCGCCTGTCCAACCCCCCGGCCCGCTCCAGCTCGCCCTGCCCCAGCGCCATCCTGGAGAGGCGGGACGTCAAGCCCGACAGCGACGTGAGCGGCAAGGCTCACGGCCTGACCAGGGGGAACGAAAGCTCGTACGCCGACCCGTACCTTCTGCAGGAGGGACGCACGGCCCACGGAGCGCACCCCAACCCGGGGCCCGACGGTCCCGACCACGGCTTCCACCGGGCGTCCATCCGTTCCACCGGCTCCTACAGCGGGCCCAGCCCCACGGACTCGGTGGACCACCCTTCCCTGTACAGGCAGAAGTCGAGAAACAGCCAACTTCCCACGCTGGGCTCCAagacgccgccgccgtcccCTCACCGGATGGCCGACGTGCGGCTCGTCGACATCCACGTTCCCGTGGAGAGGAGCTCGTCGCTGCGCCAGTCCTTCCGCAAAGAGGATGCGGCGGGGAGCAAAGCCAGGAATAACGTGGCGCCGTCAGAGCCGCAGGGCCACCCGCCGCCGAGTGACATTCAGACACG AGAGCGAATGAAGGCAATGGAGCAACAGATTGCCAGCTTGACTGGTCTTGTTCAGCATGCACTTTTAAAGGGGCCAGACAAGGAGCCTCTCAG TGAAAGACCCTCAAAGACGTCGTCTCCAGCCCACAGCGCGCACAGCTCCG GCGGCTCACCCGTTTTGGCACCCAAGTGCGACGCTTCCACTTTGGCAGCGGCAGCAACGCAAGACCAGCAGAGCCAGATTCCTCTCAAAGCCAACTTGCTGCAGTTCAGGAAGAATGTGTCAGACCTCAGGATGCAGCTGCATCAGATGAGGCAGCTGCAG CTGCAAAACCAGGAGATCATGCGAGTGCAGCTGAAGCGGACCGAGCAGGAGCTCGGCGCTAAACTGGCGGAGGCCGTGCGACGCCTGGAGGACCCGGTCCAAAAGCAGAGGGTTCTGGTGGAAGAGGACCGGCAGAAGTACTTGGGCCTGGAGGAGCGTGTACTAACGCAACTGGG GGATCTGGAGCAATACGTGGGCACGCTGCAGAAGGACTCGCCGGGCCCTCaccgagcggcggcggcggcgacccTCAAGGACGTGGAGGATGGCGCGGTGAGGCTGAGGAAGGTCGGAGAGTCTCTCGCAGGGCTTAAAG GAGAGTTTCCAGCCCTGCAAACCAGGATGCGCGCCGTTCTCCGCGTGGAGGTGGAAGCCGTCAAGTTTCTCAAGGAGGAGCCTCACAAACTGGACAGCATGCTGAAAAGGGTCAGGAGCCTGACTGACACGCTGAGCGGTCTGAGaag ATCTGCAAGTGAGAACAATCAGAGAGTAGGCCTTCCTTCTTCTAACATCTTGCTGGACAACATCCCATCTCCAGTGGAGAAGTCGGTAGTCACAGCCGCCCTGCCGGAGTCCCAGAGCTCCAGCGCAAAGCCCTCCTCGCCGCCGCTGATCCATGACGTCCAGAGCCCCCCGGTTCCCGTGCGGCAGTCGGCCAGCTTGTCTGTGGCTCAGCCCAGCTCGCCTCTCACGCCCGCGGACCCGCCCAGCCCGGCCCACCCCAAGAGGGCGCACGGGAGCCCGGTGAACCACGGCAACGGGACCGCCAGACAGGATCTGGTCATTGAAGAGTTGCAGCATAGTAAGGACAAATGCAAGAACAGAGCAATGTCCATCGAG GCAGCAGAGAAAGAGTGGGAGGAGAGGAGGCAGAACATGGGGCAGTATGATGAGAAAGAGTTTGAAAAGCTCCTGCAGGAGGCTGAGGCCAACATGATCAAGGGCCTTCCCAGTCCTGATGTGGAAAGTAACCCAATACTGCCCCCTGCTGTCTGCAGAGAGCAAGCGAAAAGCCCTTTGGAGTCCCCAACAG AGTCGCAACCTGAGCCTCGGTCGGACAAACCGGCCCAGAGGGTTCTTCCCAAGCCGGCCATGGAGAAAGCCGCTGCCAAAGCGCCACCGGAAAGACCCTCCAAGAGCGCCGCAAAACCCGCATCCCCGGATTCTTTGAACAAGCCGGGATCTGAAAAGGCCGCCAAgtccccgccgccgccgccccctccCAGGAAGGCCTTTGCCACCTCTGGCATGACCACCACGCGTTCTGGAGAGGTGGTCTACACCAACAAGAGGGACTCTCGG gagggtgaagaggaGGGCCTCCTTCCCGCCGCTCAAATCAAGCCCAACAAAAGCGCCCCGCCGGAACCCAAGAAGGCCGCCACCCCACCTCCTGTTGTTgccagggaggaggaggacgataGTGACAGGATCATGGCAGAACTTCAG GTTTTCCAGAAGTGCACTATTCAGGAAGTAGGCCCGCCAAACACGGTGGAGCCCGCTACTCACATGGAAGCTCAAATCAGAGAGCTAAGAGCTGAAAAGAAg AGCTCAGAGCCAAAACGGGACGAAAAAGATCCAGACACGGACGAAAATGGAAACACGACTGTGCGGCGGCAAAGCCAAGGG GTCATATACTACGTGACCGGAAAGATTCCCAAAGAGCATCAGCCCCATTCCGGAACAGAGGAAAGCCACGAACACCAGGAGCCCTGCCACTCTccaacacag AACACCAGTTCCCCCACTAGTCGGATGCCCGTCCCTTTGTCGGCCAAGTCCAGGCAGTCGCCGGCTACTACTGACAAAGCagcaaaacagcaaaaactgCAGGACGCTCAAAGGCAGTTCCGACAG GCTAACGGAAGTACTAAAAGAGTGGGAGGGGATCATAAAAGCACTTCCCCCACTGTCTCTAAAATCCCCGCTTTTTATCCTAGCGCTACTAAAGATGCCGCTAACccgtcctcctcttcatcttcctccaagtcctccctcccccccccccacaacgCTCGCTCGGCTTCCCTGCCCTCTTCGCACATCCCCTCACTGTCCAACGGCTCCCTGAAGCCCCCCTCGCAGCACGCGGCTAAAGctctctccttctcctcctcccagACCCCCAACGGTCGAGTGCActcttccccctcctcctccttctcctcttcttcatcctcctccacctctccctcccctctgtCACCTTTGGGCCCGGGCGGGAAGAGCATCCGCACCATACACACCCCCAGCTTCACCAGCTACAGGGCCCACAACGGCAGCGGCGGCAAATCCTGCATCCCGACAGCCTCGGCGGCTAAGGACTAG